Proteins encoded in a region of the Saccharothrix ecbatanensis genome:
- the ald gene encoding alanine dehydrogenase, whose protein sequence is MRIAVPREIKNHEYRVALTPAGAHELTQRGHDVVVEAGAGLGSAITDEEYLAAGAKVLATADDVWAEGDLVLKVKEPVAAEYRQLRKGQVLFTYLHLAADRPLTQALLDSGTTAIAYETVQTPNGALPLLAPMSEVAGRLAPQVGAFALMKPSGGRGVLPGGVPGVHPARVVVIGGGVAGLNAAAIAVGMGADVQILDTNVDRLRHIDAIYQGRLRTVTSNRFSVEQAVREADLVIGAVLVPGAKAPKLVSNHLVSEMKPGSVLVDIAIDQGGCFADSRPTTHDDPTYEVHDSVFYCVANMPGAVPRTSTYALTNVTLPYAVALADRGWQAALRADQSLALGLNAHEGLLTNLPVAEAHDMPHTALDL, encoded by the coding sequence GTGCGGATCGCCGTTCCCCGCGAGATCAAGAACCACGAATACCGCGTCGCGCTGACGCCGGCGGGTGCCCACGAGCTGACACAGCGCGGTCACGACGTGGTGGTCGAGGCCGGCGCGGGCCTCGGTTCGGCCATCACCGACGAGGAGTACCTGGCCGCCGGCGCGAAGGTGCTGGCCACGGCGGACGACGTGTGGGCCGAGGGCGACCTCGTGCTCAAGGTGAAGGAGCCCGTCGCCGCGGAGTACCGGCAGCTGCGCAAGGGCCAGGTCCTCTTCACGTACCTGCACCTGGCCGCCGACCGGCCGTTGACGCAGGCGCTGCTGGACTCCGGCACGACCGCCATCGCCTACGAGACCGTGCAGACCCCGAACGGCGCGCTGCCGCTGCTGGCCCCGATGTCCGAGGTCGCGGGCCGCCTCGCGCCGCAGGTGGGCGCGTTCGCGTTGATGAAGCCCTCCGGCGGACGCGGTGTGCTGCCCGGCGGCGTGCCCGGCGTGCACCCGGCGCGCGTGGTCGTCATCGGCGGCGGCGTGGCGGGCCTGAACGCCGCCGCGATCGCCGTCGGCATGGGCGCCGACGTGCAGATCCTGGACACGAACGTGGACCGGCTGCGCCACATCGACGCGATCTACCAGGGCCGCCTGCGCACCGTCACGTCGAACCGCTTCTCGGTCGAGCAGGCCGTCCGCGAGGCCGACCTGGTGATCGGCGCGGTGCTGGTGCCCGGCGCGAAGGCGCCGAAGCTGGTGTCCAACCACCTGGTGTCCGAGATGAAACCCGGTTCGGTGCTGGTGGACATCGCGATCGACCAGGGCGGCTGCTTCGCCGACTCGCGGCCGACCACGCACGACGACCCGACGTACGAGGTGCACGACTCGGTCTTCTACTGCGTCGCCAACATGCCGGGCGCGGTGCCGCGCACGTCGACCTACGCGCTGACCAACGTGACGCTGCCGTACGCCGTGGCGCTGGCCGACCGGGGCTGGCAGGCGGCGCTGCGCGCGGACCAGTCGCTGGCGCTGGGCCTTAACGCGCACGAAGGCCTCTTGACCAATCTGCCGGTCGCCGAGGCGCACGACATGCCGCACACCGCGCTCGACCTCTGA
- the gcvH gene encoding glycine cleavage system protein GcvH, whose translation MTFPDKLLYTAEHEWVDWAPGTQEPVAIGITSYAAESLGDIVFVELPEPGTHVKSGEVCGELESTKSVSDLYAPVSGEVVEINAEAVSDPSLINNDPYGRGWLFKVAVEDATGLLTAAKYAELTGD comes from the coding sequence ATGACATTTCCGGACAAACTGCTGTACACGGCCGAGCACGAGTGGGTGGACTGGGCGCCGGGTACCCAGGAGCCCGTGGCGATCGGCATCACCTCGTACGCGGCGGAGTCGTTGGGCGACATCGTGTTCGTCGAGCTGCCCGAGCCCGGCACCCACGTCAAGTCCGGCGAGGTGTGCGGCGAGTTGGAGTCGACCAAGTCGGTCAGCGACCTGTACGCGCCGGTGAGCGGCGAGGTGGTCGAGATCAACGCCGAGGCGGTGTCCGACCCGTCGTTGATCAACAACGACCCGTACGGGCGCGGGTGGCTGTTCAAGGTGGCGGTCGAGGACGCGACCGGGTTGCTGACCGCCGCGAAGTACGCGGAACTGACTGGGGACTGA
- a CDS encoding SSI family serine proteinase inhibitor — protein sequence MAPLPLLAALAALFPAASAPESMFVLSMARGETVHMATLTCQPAGGGHPSPDDACLALSDVDGQFTGLSTGQAFCTLEYDPVTVRASGKWRGETRLFEATFPNPCVMRAETGPVFDF from the coding sequence ATGGCACCACTCCCTCTGCTCGCGGCGTTGGCCGCTTTGTTCCCCGCGGCGTCCGCACCCGAGTCGATGTTCGTCCTCAGCATGGCGCGCGGCGAAACCGTCCACATGGCCACGTTGACGTGCCAACCGGCCGGCGGCGGGCACCCCAGCCCCGACGACGCCTGCCTCGCACTATCCGATGTGGACGGCCAGTTCACCGGCCTGTCGACCGGTCAGGCGTTCTGCACCCTGGAGTACGACCCGGTAACCGTCCGGGCGTCCGGCAAGTGGCGCGGTGAAACCCGCCTGTTCGAGGCCACGTTCCCCAACCCGTGCGTGATGCGCGCCGAAACGGGCCCGGTGTTCGACTTCTAA
- a CDS encoding ABC1 kinase family protein translates to MGDFLLYTVGLPLTFLFLVLGMAMAARRILGLHVGLVRTTFACLLGVSLSEVALSAMPTPDTPALTTVQIGISLLLMIAVLTFAEIVVPTGSIPPPTEWWRALRGRVSRTRRYSRITAIAFRHGLGPYLRGRERTDTRLARSLRLALEEGGVTFVKLGQVLSTRPDLLPPDVIAELTLLQDNVPAAPWPAVRELLVAELGQPPEDVFAEFDEQPLAAASVAQVHRARLKSGEDVVVKVQRPGVRRVAEGDLDIVNRLGSTLHDRTRWGRAIGVRDLAAGFSTALREELDFLVEARNLAAVRAASTDSDIVLPDVHHELCTSRVLVMERLDGVPIRSAPLESTDRDALARSLLDVLLRQVMVSGVFHADPHPGNIMLLRDGRLGMLDFGSVGRLDAQLRSALGKMLLAIDHSDPAGLRDALLELVTRPDEIDELQLERALGQFMARHLGAGMRPDVEMFSDLFKLVYRYGLSVPPEIAAVFRALATVEGTLAALSPGFNIVVESRAFADKQFSAHLTPESLRRTVTEELHSMLPMLRRLPRRAERISSALEQGRLGLSMRLFADERDRQFIVSLLHQVMLTVLGATAGLMAALLLGADGGPVAGPGVSLFQVLGYNLLVISVLLGLRVVVTIFRPRTQR, encoded by the coding sequence ATGGGTGACTTCCTGCTGTACACGGTGGGCCTTCCACTGACGTTCCTGTTCCTGGTGCTGGGCATGGCGATGGCCGCCCGCCGCATCCTGGGGCTGCACGTCGGCCTCGTCCGCACCACGTTCGCGTGCCTGCTCGGCGTGTCGCTGAGCGAAGTCGCGCTGAGCGCGATGCCGACCCCGGACACGCCCGCGCTGACCACGGTGCAGATCGGCATCTCGCTCTTGCTGATGATCGCCGTGCTGACCTTCGCCGAGATCGTGGTGCCGACCGGGTCCATCCCGCCGCCCACCGAATGGTGGCGTGCGCTGCGCGGACGCGTGAGCCGGACCCGCCGGTACTCACGGATCACCGCGATCGCGTTCCGCCACGGGCTGGGCCCGTACCTGCGCGGCCGGGAGCGCACCGACACCCGCCTCGCGCGGTCACTGCGTCTCGCGCTCGAAGAGGGCGGCGTCACGTTCGTCAAGCTCGGCCAGGTGCTCTCCACCCGACCCGACCTGCTGCCCCCGGACGTCATAGCCGAGCTGACGTTGTTGCAGGACAACGTCCCCGCCGCCCCGTGGCCCGCGGTGCGCGAGCTCCTGGTGGCCGAGCTGGGGCAGCCGCCGGAGGACGTGTTCGCCGAGTTCGACGAGCAGCCGCTGGCCGCCGCGTCCGTGGCCCAGGTGCACCGCGCCCGGCTGAAGTCCGGCGAGGACGTGGTGGTGAAGGTGCAGCGTCCGGGCGTGCGACGGGTGGCCGAGGGCGACCTGGACATCGTGAACCGACTCGGCTCGACGCTGCACGACAGGACCCGGTGGGGCAGGGCGATCGGCGTGCGCGACCTGGCCGCCGGGTTCTCCACCGCGTTGCGCGAGGAACTGGACTTCCTGGTCGAGGCGCGCAACCTCGCGGCCGTGCGTGCGGCTTCGACCGACTCGGACATCGTGCTCCCGGACGTGCACCACGAACTCTGCACGTCACGCGTCCTGGTGATGGAACGGCTCGACGGCGTGCCGATCCGGTCCGCGCCGCTGGAGTCGACCGACCGGGACGCGCTGGCCCGGTCGCTGCTGGACGTGCTGCTGCGCCAGGTGATGGTCAGCGGTGTGTTCCACGCCGATCCCCACCCCGGCAACATCATGCTCCTGCGCGATGGCCGGCTCGGGATGCTGGACTTCGGATCGGTCGGCCGACTCGACGCGCAGCTCCGCTCGGCGCTGGGCAAGATGCTGCTGGCGATCGACCACAGCGATCCGGCCGGCCTGCGGGACGCGTTATTGGAGCTGGTGACCCGACCGGACGAAATCGACGAACTCCAGTTGGAGCGCGCGCTCGGCCAGTTCATGGCGCGGCACCTCGGCGCCGGGATGCGGCCGGACGTGGAGATGTTCAGCGACCTGTTCAAGCTGGTCTACCGGTACGGGCTGAGCGTCCCGCCGGAGATCGCGGCGGTGTTCCGGGCGTTGGCGACGGTGGAGGGGACGCTGGCCGCGCTGTCGCCGGGGTTCAACATCGTGGTTGAGTCGCGGGCGTTCGCGGACAAGCAGTTCAGCGCGCACCTCACGCCTGAGTCGTTGCGGCGCACGGTGACCGAGGAGCTGCACTCGATGCTGCCGATGCTGCGGCGCCTGCCCCGGCGGGCCGAGCGGATCTCCAGCGCGTTGGAGCAGGGTCGGCTCGGGTTGAGCATGCGGCTGTTCGCGGACGAGCGGGACCGGCAGTTCATCGTGTCGCTGCTGCACCAGGTGATGCTGACCGTGCTGGGTGCGACGGCGGGCCTGATGGCGGCGCTGCTGCTCGGCGCGGACGGTGGTCCGGTGGCCGGTCCGGGCGTCTCGCTGTTCCAGGTGCTCGGCTACAACCTGCTGGTCATCAGCGTGCTGCTCGGGCTACGGGTCGTAGTCACCATCTTCCGACCACGCACACAACGTTGA
- a CDS encoding Gfo/Idh/MocA family oxidoreductase, whose product MRTALLGYGLGGAAFHAPFISTTPGLTLTAIVTSNPDRQAEAASRYPTAELIPSPDDVWRRADEFDLVVITTPNRFHADHARTALEHGLNAVVDKPFAPSAAAARDLAELAAQRGLLLAPFHNRRWDGDFRTVARLLSEDALGNVHRFESRFERWRPQVKDSWKESSDPADLGSIVFDLGTHLVDQSIALFGRPTTVYAEIRTLRPTAQAHDDAFIALTHPSGVVSHLWASALTASLGPRFRVLGDRSAYVKYGMDPQEEALKAGETPGGEGWGEDRVDQWGLLDEEPLHTEPGSYQDFYAAIATGNAPVPATDAITGLEVLEAAFKSATTGTTIHLAD is encoded by the coding sequence ATGCGCACAGCACTACTCGGCTACGGCCTGGGCGGAGCCGCCTTCCACGCCCCGTTCATCTCCACCACCCCAGGCCTGACCCTCACCGCTATCGTCACCTCAAACCCCGACCGCCAAGCCGAAGCAGCATCCCGCTACCCCACCGCCGAACTGATCCCGTCACCCGACGACGTATGGCGACGTGCCGACGAGTTCGACCTCGTAGTGATCACGACCCCCAACCGCTTCCACGCCGACCACGCCCGCACAGCGCTGGAACACGGCCTCAACGCCGTCGTGGACAAGCCGTTCGCCCCGTCCGCCGCGGCAGCCCGCGACCTCGCCGAACTGGCAGCACAACGCGGCCTCCTCCTCGCCCCGTTCCACAACCGCCGCTGGGACGGCGACTTCCGCACCGTCGCACGACTCCTCAGCGAGGACGCCCTGGGCAACGTTCACCGCTTCGAGTCACGGTTCGAACGCTGGCGACCGCAGGTCAAGGACAGCTGGAAGGAATCCAGCGACCCGGCCGACCTCGGCAGCATCGTGTTCGACCTGGGCACGCACCTCGTGGACCAATCAATCGCACTGTTCGGCCGCCCGACCACGGTCTACGCCGAGATCCGCACCCTGCGCCCGACTGCCCAAGCCCACGACGACGCGTTCATCGCCTTGACCCACCCCTCCGGCGTCGTCTCACACCTCTGGGCATCAGCCCTGACAGCCTCGCTGGGCCCCCGCTTCCGCGTCCTGGGCGACCGGTCCGCCTACGTGAAGTACGGCATGGACCCCCAGGAAGAAGCCCTGAAGGCAGGCGAGACGCCGGGCGGCGAAGGCTGGGGCGAGGACCGCGTAGACCAATGGGGCCTCCTGGACGAGGAACCTCTACACACCGAACCAGGCTCCTACCAGGACTTTTACGCAGCCATCGCCACCGGCAACGCCCCCGTCCCCGCCACCGACGCGATCACCGGCCTGGAAGTCCTCGAAGCAGCCTTCAAATCAGCAACCACCGGCACCACCATCCACCTCGCCGACTAA
- a CDS encoding L-serine ammonia-lyase, with protein MAISVFDLFSVGIGPSSSHTVGPMRAAAMFAARLGSASGQGSGSVSGSDSGLGSGPVSDSGSGSVQGSASGSVAGPGSVQGSVAGSVAGSALASVDRVHVELFGSLGATGHGHGSPKAVLLGLEGHRPEDVDPAEAERRVEEIRATGRLRLGGERDIAFTENTDLIMHRRKSLPLHPNGMSFTAHSGDVLVDSAVYYSVGGGFVVDDTATGTDRIKSDETPLAHPFLSGDELLARTRETGASISEVMLANELSWRSEASVRSGLLHIWAVMQECVERGCNQTGVLPGGLKVRRRAAEMRQSLEAEHYATDPLRVMDWVTLFALAVNEENAAGGRVVTAPTNGAAGIVPAVLHYYTKFVPGASDDGVVRFLLTAGAVGVLFKENASISGAEVGCQGEVGSACSMAAGGLAEVLGGTPEQVENAAEIAMEHNLGLTCDPIGGLVQIPCIERNALAAIKAITAARMALRGDGSHFVSLDKVIKTMRETGKDMKVKYKETARGGLAVNVIEC; from the coding sequence GTGGCCATCAGTGTGTTCGACCTGTTCTCGGTCGGGATCGGACCGTCCAGTTCGCACACCGTGGGTCCGATGCGGGCGGCGGCGATGTTCGCGGCCCGGTTGGGTTCGGCCTCGGGTCAGGGGTCGGGTTCGGTGTCGGGTTCGGATTCGGGTTTGGGTTCGGGTCCGGTGTCGGATTCGGGTTCGGGTTCGGTCCAGGGGTCGGCGTCGGGTTCGGTGGCTGGTCCGGGTTCGGTCCAGGGGTCGGTGGCTGGTTCGGTGGCTGGTTCGGCCTTGGCATCGGTCGATCGGGTGCACGTGGAGTTGTTCGGGTCGCTGGGCGCGACCGGGCACGGGCACGGCAGTCCGAAGGCCGTGCTGCTCGGGTTGGAGGGGCACCGGCCGGAGGACGTCGACCCGGCGGAGGCCGAGCGGCGGGTGGAGGAGATCCGGGCGACCGGGCGGCTGCGGCTGGGTGGTGAGCGGGACATCGCGTTCACCGAGAACACCGACCTGATCATGCACCGGCGGAAGTCGTTGCCCCTGCACCCCAACGGCATGAGCTTCACCGCCCACTCGGGTGACGTCCTGGTCGATTCGGCGGTGTACTACTCGGTCGGCGGCGGGTTCGTGGTGGACGACACGGCCACCGGGACGGACCGGATCAAGTCCGACGAGACGCCGCTCGCGCACCCGTTCCTGTCGGGTGACGAGCTGTTGGCGCGGACCAGGGAGACCGGGGCGTCGATCAGCGAAGTGATGCTGGCCAACGAGTTGTCGTGGCGGAGCGAGGCTTCCGTGCGGTCGGGGCTGCTGCACATCTGGGCCGTCATGCAGGAGTGCGTCGAGCGCGGGTGCAACCAGACCGGTGTGCTGCCGGGAGGTCTGAAGGTCCGGCGGCGTGCGGCGGAGATGCGGCAGTCGTTGGAAGCCGAGCACTACGCCACCGACCCGTTGCGGGTGATGGACTGGGTGACGCTGTTCGCTTTGGCGGTCAACGAGGAGAACGCCGCAGGTGGCCGCGTGGTGACCGCGCCGACCAATGGAGCGGCCGGGATCGTGCCGGCGGTGTTGCACTACTACACGAAGTTCGTGCCGGGCGCGTCCGACGACGGGGTGGTGCGGTTCCTGTTGACGGCGGGTGCGGTCGGCGTGCTGTTCAAGGAGAACGCGTCGATCTCGGGCGCCGAGGTCGGGTGCCAGGGTGAGGTCGGCTCGGCCTGCTCGATGGCGGCGGGCGGTCTGGCCGAGGTGCTCGGTGGCACGCCGGAGCAGGTCGAGAACGCGGCCGAGATCGCCATGGAGCACAACCTGGGGCTGACGTGCGACCCGATCGGCGGGTTGGTGCAGATCCCTTGTATCGAGCGGAACGCGTTGGCGGCGATCAAGGCCATCACGGCTGCTCGGATGGCGTTGCGTGGCGATGGGTCGCACTTCGTGTCGCTGGACAAGGTCATCAAGACCATGCGTGAGACCGGCAAGGACATGAAGGTGAAGTACAAGGAGACGGCACGCGGCGGCTTGGCCGTGAACGTCATCGAGTGCTGA
- the rdmE gene encoding aklavinone 12-hydroxylase RdmE has protein sequence MEDRRAQVLVVGAGLSGLSATLFLAQQGIDVLGISKHRGTSPHPKATGQTHRTMELLRRVGVADEVLAGAAGLGGGVVIKVAESLQGQVFHTIVHEDHDWGTDLSPELPGMASQDHVEPVLLRRARELGAEVLFETELVSFTQQPDHVTATLRTRQTGHEWTVRADYLVAADGHRGTVRETLGIARQGRGPLAHHIGVVFDADLAVHLVPDKITLYYLRNPAFTGAFAATNTERRNVFTIEYDPAHESLADYPPQRCAELLRIATDAPDLDPDIREITAWEMAAWLSDRFRSDRVFLVGDAAKVTPPTGGLGGNTAIGDGFDLAWKLAAVVKGEAGEALLDSYEAERRPYAKLVVDGSFANYVPRFAPHLAGPDVPDEIDHLHLTLGYRCRSNAVLIDDTDQAPMEDPADPSGRPGFRAPHVTIELDGTKKSTVDLFTTWTLITLNEAWKGDVPSLYIPDIQDPTAELAKRYGIGTEGASLIRPDGVIAWRTTNPPTDHTHQLATTLATLTSKPHPHPHHHTIR, from the coding sequence ATGGAAGACAGGCGAGCACAAGTACTGGTGGTCGGAGCAGGGCTGAGCGGCTTGTCCGCCACCCTGTTCCTCGCCCAGCAAGGCATCGACGTGCTGGGCATCTCCAAGCACAGAGGCACCTCACCCCACCCGAAGGCCACCGGCCAGACACACCGCACGATGGAGCTGCTCCGCCGAGTGGGCGTAGCCGACGAGGTGCTGGCAGGCGCCGCCGGCCTGGGCGGCGGCGTAGTCATCAAGGTCGCGGAGAGCCTGCAAGGCCAGGTGTTCCACACGATCGTGCACGAGGACCACGACTGGGGAACCGACCTCAGCCCCGAACTCCCCGGGATGGCGAGCCAGGACCACGTCGAGCCCGTCCTCTTACGACGAGCTCGCGAACTGGGCGCCGAGGTCCTGTTCGAGACCGAACTGGTCTCCTTCACCCAGCAGCCGGACCACGTGACAGCCACGCTGCGAACCCGCCAGACCGGCCACGAGTGGACCGTCAGAGCCGACTACCTGGTAGCCGCCGACGGCCACCGCGGCACCGTCCGCGAGACGCTGGGCATCGCCCGCCAAGGCCGCGGCCCTCTGGCGCACCACATCGGCGTGGTGTTCGACGCCGACCTGGCCGTGCACCTCGTCCCCGACAAGATCACCCTCTACTACCTGCGGAATCCGGCGTTCACCGGCGCGTTCGCAGCCACCAACACCGAGCGGCGCAACGTGTTCACCATCGAGTACGACCCGGCTCACGAATCGCTCGCCGACTACCCTCCGCAGCGCTGCGCCGAGCTGCTCCGGATCGCAACGGACGCACCCGATCTCGACCCCGACATCCGCGAGATCACCGCGTGGGAGATGGCCGCGTGGCTCAGCGACCGCTTCCGCTCAGACCGCGTGTTCCTCGTCGGCGACGCCGCGAAGGTGACACCACCCACCGGCGGTCTGGGCGGGAACACCGCGATCGGCGACGGCTTCGACCTGGCGTGGAAGCTGGCGGCCGTGGTGAAGGGCGAGGCCGGCGAAGCGCTCCTGGACAGCTACGAAGCCGAACGGCGCCCGTACGCGAAGCTCGTGGTCGACGGATCGTTCGCCAACTACGTGCCGCGGTTCGCGCCGCACCTGGCCGGCCCCGACGTGCCGGACGAGATCGACCACCTGCACCTGACGCTCGGCTACCGCTGCCGATCCAACGCCGTCCTGATCGACGACACCGACCAGGCCCCGATGGAGGACCCCGCCGACCCCAGCGGCCGACCGGGCTTCCGCGCACCGCACGTCACGATCGAACTCGACGGCACGAAGAAGTCCACAGTGGACCTGTTCACCACCTGGACCCTGATCACCCTCAACGAAGCCTGGAAGGGCGACGTCCCGTCCCTGTACATCCCCGACATCCAGGACCCGACCGCCGAACTGGCCAAGCGCTACGGCATCGGCACCGAGGGCGCGAGCCTCATCCGCCCCGACGGAGTGATCGCGTGGCGCACCACCAACCCGCCCACCGATCACACCCACCAACTAGCCACAACCCTCGCCACCCTCACATCCAAACCCCACCCCCACCCGCACCACCACACGATCAGGTGA
- a CDS encoding glutathione peroxidase has translation MSIHDIPVHTLSGEPSSLGSLAGKALLVVNVASKCGLTPQYKGLERLQERYAEQGFSVVGFPCNQFAGQEPGTAEEIATFCSTTYGVTFPLFEKIDVNGPERHPLYAELTAFADSDGTAGDVQWNFEKFLLTPTGDITARFRPATDPEDETVVKAIESVLP, from the coding sequence ATGAGCATCCACGACATCCCCGTGCACACCTTGTCCGGCGAGCCGTCGAGCCTGGGTTCGTTGGCGGGCAAGGCGTTGCTGGTGGTGAACGTAGCGTCCAAGTGCGGTTTGACGCCGCAGTACAAGGGGCTGGAGCGACTCCAGGAGCGGTACGCGGAGCAGGGCTTTTCGGTGGTCGGGTTCCCGTGCAACCAGTTCGCCGGGCAGGAGCCGGGCACCGCGGAGGAGATCGCCACCTTCTGCTCCACCACGTACGGCGTGACGTTCCCGCTGTTCGAGAAGATCGACGTCAACGGCCCCGAACGGCACCCGCTGTACGCCGAGCTGACCGCGTTCGCCGACTCCGACGGCACCGCCGGTGACGTGCAGTGGAACTTCGAGAAGTTCCTGCTCACCCCCACCGGCGACATCACCGCCCGCTTCCGTCCCGCCACCGACCCGGAGGACGAGACCGTAGTGAAGGCGATCGAGTCCGTACTCCCTTAA